From the genome of Haemophilus parainfluenzae, one region includes:
- the hrpA gene encoding ATP-dependent RNA helicase HrpA, which produces MKNKSVKRELNPIQQSLFSKLKDIMLVDQRRLSARIHGIGKIKSQEAQQAVAAEIQLQIEQAQLRVENRKRAVKNPIVFPESLPVSQRKAEIQKLLSEHQVIVVAGETGSGKTTQLPKMCLELGFGNLGMIGHTQPRRIAARSVAARIAEELNTELGGLVGYKVRFNDQIGDDTQIKLMTDGILLAEIQNDRFLNQYSCLIIDEAHERSLNNDFILGYLKQLLPRRRDLKLIITSATIDVERFSKHFNNAPIIEVSGRTYPVEVRYRPVVEEDDQDQLQGILNAVDELQAEGRGDILIFMNGEREIRDTAEALQKQNLKHTEILPLFARLSAQEQNKIFHPSGLNRIVLATNVAETSLTVPGIKYVIDPGTARISRYSYRTKVQRLPIEPISQASANQRKGRCGRVSEGICIRLYSEEDFNSRPEFTDPEILRTNLASVILQMTALGLDDIEAFPFVDAPDKRHIQDGIKLLEELGAFEMVRTKAGEKRQLTAVGRQLAQLPVDPRLAKMLLTAVSQGALHEVMIIVAALSIQDPRERPQEKQQASDEKHRRFADKKSDFLAFLNLWRYLQEQQKELSKNQFRRQCQKDFLNYLRIREWQDIYHQIRLTVREMGLPINSEKAEYQQIHTALLSGLLSHIGLKEAEKQQYLGARNAHFAIFPNSVLFKKQPKWVMAAELVETSKLWGRMVAEIEPEWIEPLAEHLIKKSYSEPRWSKSRGAVIADEKVTLYGVPIVAARPVNYGAIDPTVSREIFIQSALVEGDWNTKHKFFKENQRLVREVEELEHKSRRRDILVDDRTLFEFYDQRIGTEVVSQKHFDTWWKKAQQKDPELLHFERSFLINDDAEQVSKLDFPNFWHQGNLKLKLTYQFEPGTDADGVTVHIPLPLLNQVEMTGFDWQIPGLREELVIALIKSLPKSYRRNFVPAPNYAQAFLSRTVPLEKPLLDTLIYELRRMTGVTVEAEHWNWEQIPSHLKMTFRVVDENGKKIAESMNLDELKFNLKDRVQESISAVADDGIEQSGLHIWSFAELPQCYEQKQRGFSVKAFPAIVDEKDAVGIKLFETEFEQAVAMQQGLRRLLLLNVPSPIKYLHEKLPNKAKLGLYFTPFGRVLDLIDDCIACAVDKLIADFGGFVWDEAGFEKLRDFVRENLNEVTVDIAQKVEQILSLNHALNQRLKGKMDFTMAFAFSDIKAQLSGLIYPGFVQKSGYDRLPDLQRYLQAIDKRIDKLAQDVNRDRAAMLRVEQVQQAYQQLLAKLPKSKPISDEVAEIRYMIEELRVSLFAQQLGTKYQVSDKRILNLINEM; this is translated from the coding sequence AATTCAAAAACTGCTTTCTGAACATCAGGTCATTGTAGTGGCAGGGGAAACCGGTTCAGGTAAAACCACGCAGTTGCCGAAAATGTGTTTGGAATTAGGTTTCGGCAATTTGGGCATGATTGGCCATACTCAGCCGCGCCGTATTGCTGCTCGTTCGGTTGCAGCGCGTATTGCTGAAGAGTTGAATACGGAGCTTGGCGGTTTAGTTGGTTATAAGGTTCGTTTTAACGATCAAATCGGTGATGATACGCAAATCAAGTTGATGACCGACGGGATCCTGCTAGCAGAAATTCAAAACGATCGTTTCCTCAATCAATATTCTTGTTTGATTATTGATGAAGCCCACGAACGTAGCCTAAATAACGATTTTATTCTCGGTTATCTGAAACAGCTTTTACCACGTCGTCGTGATTTAAAACTCATCATCACTTCTGCGACCATTGATGTGGAACGTTTTTCCAAACATTTCAACAATGCCCCGATTATCGAAGTCTCGGGCAGAACCTATCCTGTGGAAGTGCGTTATCGCCCCGTAGTGGAAGAAGACGACCAAGATCAGCTACAAGGCATTCTCAATGCGGTGGATGAACTGCAGGCGGAAGGTCGTGGCGATATTTTGATCTTTATGAATGGTGAGCGTGAAATTCGCGATACTGCCGAAGCCTTACAAAAACAAAATCTAAAACATACGGAAATTCTACCGCTCTTTGCTCGCTTGTCTGCGCAAGAACAGAATAAAATTTTCCATCCAAGCGGTTTAAATCGCATCGTGTTGGCGACCAACGTCGCGGAAACCTCATTGACCGTGCCGGGCATTAAATATGTAATTGACCCCGGTACCGCGCGGATTTCCCGTTATAGCTATCGCACCAAAGTACAACGTTTACCGATTGAACCTATTTCACAGGCATCGGCTAATCAGCGTAAAGGTCGTTGTGGTCGTGTGAGCGAGGGGATTTGTATTCGTTTGTATTCGGAAGAGGATTTTAATTCTCGTCCGGAGTTTACCGATCCTGAAATTCTTCGCACCAATTTAGCCTCTGTTATTTTACAAATGACGGCATTGGGCTTAGATGATATTGAAGCTTTCCCGTTTGTTGATGCGCCAGATAAACGCCATATTCAAGATGGTATAAAACTGTTGGAAGAATTGGGTGCGTTTGAAATGGTTCGCACCAAAGCGGGCGAGAAACGTCAATTAACGGCAGTAGGTCGTCAATTAGCTCAACTCCCTGTGGACCCTCGTTTGGCGAAGATGTTGCTGACTGCTGTCTCACAAGGTGCATTGCATGAAGTGATGATTATTGTCGCCGCTTTATCCATTCAAGATCCTCGCGAGCGCCCACAAGAAAAACAACAAGCTTCCGATGAAAAACATCGTCGTTTTGCCGATAAAAAATCGGATTTCTTGGCTTTTCTCAATCTTTGGCGTTACCTACAAGAACAACAAAAAGAATTAAGTAAAAACCAATTCCGTCGTCAATGCCAAAAGGATTTCTTAAATTATTTACGTATTCGCGAATGGCAGGATATTTATCATCAAATTCGTCTAACAGTGCGTGAAATGGGCTTGCCGATTAATTCGGAAAAAGCAGAATATCAGCAAATTCATACCGCACTTTTAAGCGGCTTGCTTTCTCATATCGGTTTAAAAGAAGCGGAGAAACAACAATATCTTGGTGCACGTAATGCCCATTTTGCGATTTTCCCTAATTCTGTACTTTTCAAAAAACAGCCTAAATGGGTGATGGCGGCAGAGTTAGTGGAAACCTCCAAACTTTGGGGGCGAATGGTGGCGGAAATCGAGCCAGAATGGATTGAGCCACTTGCAGAGCACCTAATTAAAAAATCCTATTCAGAACCGCGTTGGTCGAAATCCCGTGGGGCGGTAATTGCCGATGAAAAAGTCACGCTTTACGGTGTGCCGATTGTGGCGGCGCGACCAGTGAATTACGGTGCTATTGATCCGACGGTAAGCCGTGAGATCTTTATTCAATCTGCTTTAGTTGAAGGGGATTGGAATACCAAACATAAATTCTTCAAAGAAAATCAACGACTCGTTCGAGAAGTAGAGGAATTAGAACACAAAAGCCGCCGCCGTGATATTTTGGTGGATGACCGCACGCTTTTTGAATTTTACGATCAGCGTATTGGTACGGAAGTGGTTTCCCAAAAACATTTTGATACCTGGTGGAAAAAGGCGCAGCAAAAAGATCCGGAATTGCTTCATTTTGAACGTTCATTCTTGATTAATGATGATGCGGAACAAGTGAGCAAATTGGATTTCCCGAATTTCTGGCATCAAGGCAATTTAAAACTCAAATTAACTTATCAATTTGAACCAGGTACTGATGCGGACGGCGTGACGGTTCATATTCCGTTGCCATTGCTCAACCAAGTGGAAATGACGGGCTTTGATTGGCAAATTCCGGGCTTGCGTGAAGAGCTGGTGATTGCGTTGATTAAATCGTTGCCGAAATCTTATCGTCGTAACTTCGTGCCAGCACCTAATTATGCCCAAGCTTTTTTAAGTCGCACAGTACCGTTGGAAAAACCGTTATTAGATACGCTGATTTATGAATTGCGTCGTATGACGGGCGTCACCGTAGAAGCTGAACATTGGAATTGGGAACAAATTCCAAGCCATTTGAAAATGACGTTCCGTGTGGTGGATGAAAACGGCAAGAAAATTGCCGAATCCATGAATTTGGATGAGCTGAAATTCAACTTAAAAGATCGCGTGCAAGAAAGTATTTCTGCCGTGGCCGATGATGGTATTGAACAAAGTGGGCTACATATTTGGAGCTTTGCAGAGTTGCCACAATGTTATGAGCAAAAACAACGTGGTTTTAGCGTCAAAGCGTTCCCGGCTATTGTAGATGAAAAAGATGCCGTAGGTATCAAACTGTTTGAAACAGAGTTCGAGCAAGCAGTAGCAATGCAACAAGGGCTGCGCCGCTTGTTGCTGCTCAATGTACCGTCACCAATTAAATATCTGCATGAAAAATTGCCGAATAAAGCCAAATTGGGGCTGTATTTTACCCCGTTCGGTCGAGTGTTGGATTTGATCGATGACTGTATCGCTTGTGCCGTGGATAAACTGATTGCCGATTTTGGCGGTTTTGTGTGGGATGAGGCAGGCTTTGAAAAATTGCGTGATTTCGTGCGGGAAAACCTTAACGAAGTGACCGTAGATATTGCACAAAAAGTGGAGCAAATTCTCTCCCTTAACCATGCCTTAAACCAACGTTTAAAAGGTAAAATGGATTTCACGATGGCCTTTGCATTTTCTGATATTAAGGCGCAGTTAAGCGGGTTGATTTATCCAGGCTTTGTGCAAAAGAGCGGTTATGATCGCCTACCGGATTTACAACGTTATTTACAAGCCATTGATAAACGTATCGATAAACTGGCTCAAGATGTGAATCGTGACCGTGCGGCTATGCTACGCGTGGAACAAGTGCAACAGGCTTACCAACAATTGCTCGCTAAACTGCCGAAATCTAAACCAATTTCCGATGAAGTCGCGGAAATTCGCTATATGATTGAGGAATTGCGTGTGAGTTTATTTGCGCAGCAGTTAGGCACGAAGTATCAGGTATCGGATAAGCGGATTTTGAATTTGATTAATGAAATGTAA
- the dcuC gene encoding anaerobic C4-dicarboxylate transporter DcuC gives MDLIIGLIAIVLVAYYIVKGYSATGVLMFGGLVLLFISVLMGHSILPEGVKSTGSTYFDILEYVKYLLGNRGGGLGLMIMVLCGFSVYMTHLGANDVVVKLVSKPLKNIRSPYILMVFAYFLACLMSFAVSSATGLGVLLMATLFPVMVNVGISRGAAAAICASPISIILSPTSGDVVLSAEISKIPLGEFAFGTALPVSIFAILGIAVAHFFWQRYLDKKEGVQVERLNADEIKTTAPNYYAILPLLPIIGVLIFDGKWGLPNLHIVTVMVLCFIITAVVDFLRSFNAKQTFDNLVVAYRGMADAFAGVVMLLVAAGVFAQSLSTIGFITNLIDSAQSFGGSAFFMMLVLAVITILATMATGSGNAAFYAFAELIPKLATQMGVNPAFLTIPMLQASNLGRGLSPVSGVVVAVSGMGKISPFEIVKRMSVPMLVGFICVIIGTEIFVSVAA, from the coding sequence ATGGATCTGATTATAGGTTTGATTGCCATTGTTTTGGTGGCATATTATATCGTGAAAGGCTACTCAGCGACCGGCGTGTTGATGTTCGGTGGCTTGGTCTTGTTATTCATTTCAGTACTGATGGGACATTCGATTTTACCGGAAGGCGTAAAAAGCACCGGTTCCACCTATTTTGATATTTTAGAATATGTGAAATATCTACTCGGTAATCGTGGCGGCGGTTTAGGCTTGATGATCATGGTGTTATGTGGTTTCTCCGTGTACATGACTCATCTTGGCGCGAACGATGTGGTGGTGAAATTGGTTTCAAAACCACTGAAAAATATCCGTTCACCTTATATTTTAATGGTATTTGCTTATTTCCTTGCATGTTTGATGTCTTTTGCTGTGTCATCTGCAACAGGTTTAGGCGTGTTATTAATGGCGACATTATTCCCTGTCATGGTAAATGTGGGGATTTCACGTGGAGCGGCAGCGGCAATTTGCGCATCACCAATTTCGATTATTCTTTCCCCAACTTCGGGCGACGTGGTGCTTTCTGCTGAAATTTCAAAAATCCCTTTAGGTGAGTTTGCTTTTGGCACCGCATTGCCGGTTTCGATTTTTGCGATTCTAGGGATTGCTGTTGCTCACTTCTTCTGGCAGCGTTATTTAGATAAAAAAGAAGGTGTACAAGTAGAACGTTTGAATGCAGATGAAATTAAAACCACTGCACCAAACTACTATGCGATTTTGCCATTATTACCAATTATCGGCGTGTTGATTTTTGACGGTAAATGGGGCTTACCAAATTTACACATTGTTACTGTGATGGTGCTTTGCTTTATCATTACTGCAGTAGTGGATTTCTTACGTAGCTTTAACGCGAAACAAACCTTCGATAATCTCGTGGTGGCATATCGCGGTATGGCAGATGCCTTTGCGGGCGTGGTAATGCTTTTAGTGGCTGCAGGTGTATTTGCACAAAGTTTAAGTACAATCGGCTTTATCACTAATTTAATCGACTCTGCACAATCGTTTGGCGGTTCAGCCTTCTTTATGATGTTAGTGCTCGCGGTGATTACCATTTTAGCCACCATGGCGACAGGTTCTGGTAACGCGGCGTTCTATGCTTTTGCAGAATTAATTCCAAAATTAGCTACCCAAATGGGCGTCAATCCAGCGTTCTTAACCATTCCAATGTTACAAGCCTCTAACTTAGGTCGTGGTTTATCACCTGTTTCTGGTGTGGTTGTGGCGGTATCCGGTATGGGAAAAATCTCACCATTTGAAATCGTAAAACGTATGTCTGTCCCAATGTTGGTCGGTTTTATTTGTGTGATTATCGGCACAGAAATCTTTGTTTCCGTTGCCGCCTAA
- the folK gene encoding 2-amino-4-hydroxy-6-hydroxymethyldihydropteridine diphosphokinase: MVQVYIALGSNLNTPTEQLNSALAAISALPNTELKSVSGFYQSKPLGPQDQPDYVNAVAMIETTRPPLALLDELQRIENEQGRVRLRRWGERTLDLDILLYGDQIIQNERLTVPHYDMKNREFVIVPLNDIAQDLVLPEGEKVADLVKAFENHQMHKIKNSEKIDRT; the protein is encoded by the coding sequence ATGGTTCAAGTGTATATCGCCCTTGGCAGCAATTTAAATACGCCTACAGAACAATTAAATTCGGCATTAGCGGCAATTTCTGCGCTGCCTAATACCGAATTAAAATCGGTGAGCGGATTTTACCAAAGCAAACCATTAGGCCCGCAGGATCAACCGGATTATGTAAATGCAGTAGCGATGATCGAAACCACTCGCCCACCTTTAGCTTTGCTCGATGAATTGCAACGCATCGAAAATGAACAAGGTCGCGTGCGTTTACGTCGTTGGGGTGAGCGTACACTGGATTTGGATATTCTGCTTTATGGCGATCAAATCATTCAAAATGAACGCTTAACCGTGCCTCATTATGATATGAAAAACCGCGAATTTGTGATTGTACCGCTTAATGATATCGCACAAGATTTGGTTTTACCGGAAGGTGAAAAAGTCGCAGATTTGGTGAAAGCGTTTGAAAATCATCAAATGCATAAAATCAAAAACAGCGAGAAAATTGACCGCACTTAG
- the pcnB gene encoding polynucleotide adenylyltransferase PcnB has protein sequence MFSRNAITVVEKLQRQGYEAYIVGGCLRDLLLGKHPKDFDVATNARPEQIQAVFQRQCRLVGRRFRLAHIMFGRDVIEVATFRASHSDARSENQAKQSDKGMLLRDNVYGTIEQDAERRDFTVNALYYNPQDNTLRDYFNGIDDLKNGKLRLIGDPVTRYQEDPVRMLRSVRFMAKLDMFLEKPSEQPIRELAPLLKNIPPARLFDESLKLLQSGNGVKTYKLLRQYGLFEQLFPSLTPYFTEKEDSLAERMILTSLNSTDERIADKLRINPAFLFAAFFWYPLREKVDVLKNEGGLNNHDAYALAGNEVLDQLCRSLAAPRRHTSVIRDIWMLQLQLLKRTGSHPARTMEHQKFRAAFDLLAMRAEVEGGETVELAKWWHEYQLSNQEQRRQLVQEQQKLHPAPKKKYYRRRKPKAAN, from the coding sequence ATGTTTAGCCGTAATGCCATTACCGTGGTAGAAAAATTGCAACGCCAAGGTTATGAGGCTTATATCGTAGGGGGCTGTTTGCGTGATTTATTATTAGGTAAACATCCAAAAGATTTTGATGTGGCAACAAATGCACGTCCCGAGCAAATTCAAGCGGTATTCCAACGTCAATGCCGTTTAGTTGGTCGTCGTTTCCGTCTTGCACATATTATGTTTGGACGCGATGTGATCGAAGTGGCCACATTCCGTGCTAGCCATTCGGATGCGCGCAGTGAAAATCAAGCGAAACAAAGCGATAAAGGAATGTTACTACGTGATAACGTGTACGGCACCATTGAACAAGATGCCGAACGCCGTGATTTCACTGTAAATGCCCTTTACTACAATCCGCAAGATAATACCTTGCGTGATTACTTCAACGGGATTGATGATCTGAAAAACGGGAAATTACGTCTGATTGGCGATCCAGTGACTCGTTATCAAGAAGATCCTGTGCGTATGCTACGTTCTGTGCGCTTTATGGCGAAATTGGATATGTTCTTGGAAAAACCAAGTGAACAGCCGATTCGTGAGCTTGCGCCATTACTGAAAAATATTCCACCGGCGCGTTTATTCGATGAAAGCTTAAAATTATTGCAGTCTGGCAATGGCGTAAAAACCTATAAATTACTTCGTCAATATGGCTTATTTGAACAGCTTTTTCCAAGCTTAACGCCTTATTTCACCGAAAAAGAAGACAGCCTTGCGGAGCGTATGATTTTAACTTCGTTAAATTCAACTGATGAACGTATTGCCGATAAATTGCGCATTAATCCGGCCTTCTTATTTGCGGCATTCTTCTGGTATCCATTGCGTGAAAAAGTGGATGTGCTGAAAAATGAAGGTGGATTAAACAATCACGATGCTTATGCCCTTGCAGGCAATGAAGTGCTTGATCAATTATGCCGATCATTAGCCGCACCTCGTCGTCATACATCCGTTATTCGTGATATTTGGATGTTGCAACTACAATTGCTTAAACGCACGGGTTCTCACCCTGCTCGCACGATGGAACATCAAAAATTCCGTGCAGCCTTTGATTTATTGGCGATGCGTGCTGAAGTGGAAGGCGGTGAAACCGTTGAGCTCGCAAAATGGTGGCATGAGTACCAACTCAGCAATCAAGAACAACGTCGCCAGTTGGTTCAAGAGCAACAAAAATTGCATCCAGCGCCAAAGAAAAAATATTACCGCAGACGTAAACCTAAGGCGGCTAACTAA
- the dksA gene encoding RNA polymerase-binding protein DksA yields the protein MSKASLSLLDLAGVKPYQPKKDEEYMNEDQILHFRKILTAWHEQIVEEASRTVAHMQDEASNFPDPADRATQEEEFSLELRNRDRERKLMKKIEYTLKKLDTDDFGYCDSCGEEIGIRRLEARPTADLCIDCKTLAEIREKQVAG from the coding sequence ATGTCTAAGGCATCTCTAAGTTTGCTGGATTTAGCCGGTGTTAAGCCTTATCAACCAAAGAAAGATGAAGAATACATGAATGAAGATCAGATTCTTCATTTCAGAAAAATTTTGACTGCGTGGCACGAGCAAATTGTGGAAGAAGCATCAAGAACGGTTGCTCATATGCAAGATGAAGCATCAAACTTCCCTGATCCGGCTGACCGTGCGACACAAGAAGAAGAATTCAGTCTTGAATTACGTAACCGCGATCGCGAACGTAAATTAATGAAAAAGATTGAATACACATTGAAAAAATTAGATACCGATGATTTCGGCTATTGCGATTCTTGTGGCGAAGAAATTGGCATTCGTCGTTTAGAAGCTCGCCCTACTGCTGATCTTTGTATCGATTGCAAAACTCTTGCTGAAATTCGTGAAAAACAAGTTGCAGGTTAA
- a CDS encoding DNA internalization-related competence protein ComEC/Rec2, whose translation MKITLFQLCMMLIVSALSLLIVPDFLLFTWQQAGLSILMLVMTALCFHWFNYFKARNFCISGILFLITLAYAHSPALSLLGQAEKISSLPNKITLDLHISEILHQQDYQTLVATTSLFDGKEQQIFINWKALEKPQVGEIWQAEVKLRPISARLNHGGFDRQQWYFSKRIIAVGYVKSAVKIEDDFSYRTHFLQNSLKQTEGLSLQGLLIALAFGERAWLDNKTWLIYQQTNTAHLIAISGLHIGLAMGIGFFFARLLQLVLPTRFISPWFPLCFGVLIALGYAYLAGFSLPTFRAMMALLFIAILQCSRRYYTPSKMLCLVVAFLLFCDSIMPLSVSLWLSVGAVTCLIVWYRYVPLSIFEWRHQKLSRKVRWILGLFHLQFGLLILFTPIQLFFFNGFALNGFLANLIAVPLYSFLLVPLILFAVLTNGAFSSWPLSNAIAQGITQCLSFFQGSYMPISMNLSLVLTALLSFVFGSMLCGLYFASQTQTKNTPLKSSRFFTLNYTKILSPKAYKQALLGVILIFSVCMSTLGYRYFTKPKWQLDTLDVGQGLATLIVKEGKGVLYDTGPAWQSGTGGSSMAELEILPYLQREGIELETLILSHDDNDHSGGAKTILTAYPEIELITPSRKSYGEMHRTFCLQGKQWQWRGLDFKVLSPAQITDRAENPQSCVILLTDGQYQILLTGDVDVATERSFAENLGKINVLQVGHHGSKTSTGEFLLGQTKPDIALISSGRWNAWNFPHPTVIERLNRYQSAVENSAISGHIRLNFTEKGIEIEKARGDFSPWFARVIGLSPK comes from the coding sequence ATGAAAATCACGCTATTTCAACTGTGCATGATGCTCATTGTCTCAGCCTTATCCTTGCTTATCGTGCCCGATTTTTTACTGTTCACTTGGCAACAGGCGGGACTGAGCATTTTAATGTTGGTTATGACCGCACTTTGTTTCCATTGGTTCAATTATTTTAAAGCCAGAAATTTTTGCATAAGTGGTATCTTGTTTTTGATTACTTTGGCTTATGCGCATTCACCAGCTTTATCGTTATTGGGACAAGCAGAGAAAATTTCAAGTTTACCGAATAAAATTACCTTAGATCTCCACATCTCAGAAATTCTTCATCAGCAAGATTATCAAACGTTGGTTGCGACAACCTCTTTATTTGATGGAAAAGAACAACAGATTTTTATTAATTGGAAAGCGCTGGAAAAGCCACAAGTAGGTGAAATTTGGCAGGCAGAAGTAAAACTTCGACCTATATCTGCAAGATTAAATCATGGAGGATTTGATCGACAGCAATGGTATTTTTCCAAAAGGATTATTGCCGTTGGATATGTGAAAAGTGCGGTCAAAATTGAAGACGATTTTTCTTATCGCACACATTTTCTACAGAATAGCCTCAAACAGACAGAAGGGCTTTCTTTACAAGGTTTGCTTATTGCATTGGCATTTGGTGAGCGGGCTTGGTTGGATAATAAAACGTGGTTGATTTACCAACAAACGAATACAGCACATTTAATTGCGATTTCAGGGCTTCATATTGGTTTAGCCATGGGGATAGGCTTTTTCTTTGCTCGATTATTGCAGCTCGTACTGCCTACACGCTTTATTTCACCCTGGTTTCCACTTTGCTTTGGTGTGTTGATTGCCTTAGGTTATGCCTATTTAGCCGGATTTAGTTTACCGACTTTCCGTGCAATGATGGCGTTGCTTTTTATTGCAATCCTTCAATGTTCTCGACGATATTACACGCCTTCGAAAATGCTTTGTTTAGTGGTGGCATTTTTGTTGTTTTGCGATTCGATTATGCCACTTTCGGTGAGCCTTTGGCTTTCAGTTGGTGCTGTTACTTGTTTGATTGTGTGGTACCGATATGTTCCCTTATCGATCTTTGAATGGCGACATCAAAAATTATCCCGCAAAGTGCGGTGGATTTTGGGCTTGTTTCATTTGCAGTTCGGGCTTCTAATTTTATTCACACCTATTCAGCTTTTCTTTTTTAATGGCTTTGCGTTAAATGGATTTTTGGCGAATTTAATCGCCGTGCCCTTGTATAGTTTCTTACTGGTACCCTTGATTCTTTTTGCGGTGTTAACGAATGGCGCATTTTCTTCTTGGCCTCTTTCAAATGCGATTGCTCAAGGTATTACGCAATGCCTCAGTTTTTTCCAGGGCTCGTATATGCCAATTTCGATGAATTTATCCCTCGTTTTGACTGCACTTTTAAGCTTTGTTTTTGGCAGCATGTTATGTGGATTGTATTTTGCATCTCAAACTCAAACAAAAAATACACCGTTAAAATCAAGTCGATTTTTTACATTAAATTACACAAAAATCTTATCGCCAAAAGCTTATAAGCAAGCTCTTTTAGGCGTTATTCTTATTTTTAGTGTTTGTATGAGTACGCTAGGGTATCGATATTTTACGAAACCCAAATGGCAGTTAGATACGTTAGATGTTGGTCAAGGTTTAGCAACCTTAATTGTAAAAGAAGGGAAAGGCGTGTTGTATGATACGGGCCCAGCTTGGCAGAGTGGAACAGGGGGCTCTTCCATGGCGGAATTGGAAATATTGCCTTATCTTCAACGGGAAGGGATTGAACTTGAAACCTTGATTTTAAGCCATGATGATAATGACCATTCAGGCGGTGCTAAAACGATTTTAACCGCATACCCAGAGATTGAGCTGATTACACCTTCTCGCAAAAGCTATGGCGAAATGCACCGCACTTTTTGTCTTCAGGGGAAACAATGGCAATGGCGAGGACTTGATTTTAAAGTTCTTTCACCTGCACAAATTACAGACAGGGCGGAAAATCCGCAATCTTGCGTAATTTTACTAACGGATGGGCAGTATCAGATCCTTTTAACCGGTGATGTTGATGTGGCAACAGAAAGATCTTTTGCTGAAAACCTCGGCAAGATTAACGTGTTACAGGTGGGGCATCATGGTAGTAAAACTTCAACAGGCGAGTTTTTACTGGGACAGACAAAACCGGATATAGCCTTAATTTCAAGTGGACGATGGAATGCGTGGAATTTTCCTCATCCAACCGTGATTGAACGGTTAAATCGTTATCAAAGTGCGGTCGAAAATAGCGCTATTTCAGGTCATATAAGGTTAAATTTTACTGAAAAGGGCATTGAAATTGAAAAAGCGAGAGGAGATTTTTCACCTTGGTTTGCCCGTGTAATTGGATTATCCCCGAAATAA